The sequence below is a genomic window from Theobroma cacao cultivar B97-61/B2 chromosome 6, Criollo_cocoa_genome_V2, whole genome shotgun sequence.
CATATTATCTCCCTTTGGATGAACTTGCACACCACCTTTTATGTCACATTGGCATAAGAAGTCGCTTCTACCTATTTCGTGAAATAATCAATGGCCACCAATATGAATCGATGTCCATTAGAGGCTTTTGGAGTAATAAGCCCAATCACATCCATTCCCCACATTGAAAATGGCCAAGGTGCCGTGAAAACGTGCAATGGGGCTAGTGGAGCATGGATCCTATCTGCATAAATCTGACACTTGTGGCACCTTCGAACGAAGTTTATGCAGTTTGATTCCAATGTCAACCAATAATATCCAGCTCTCATAATTTGTCTGGCCAACATATGTCCATTAAAGTGAGCTCCACAAGTTCCTTCGTGGACTTCTTCCATTATTTTGTTGGCCTCAGTAGCATCCACACATCTCAAAAGTACTTGATCCTGACATCTTTTGTATAGCACTTCTCCGCTCAAGAAGAAACCCGTTGCTAATCTTCTAAGGGTCCATTTGTCATTGTCCGTGGCATTCTCCGGATATGCCTGGTGCCTAATGTATTGCATGATATCATGATACCATGGCTTACCATCAACCTCTTCTTCAACATACAGGCAGTGTATGGAGACTTCATAGATTTCTAAATCAAAAGGGCATACAtcagtcattttttttttattttgaacattgCTGCAAGAGTTGCCAAAGCATCAGCAATTTGATTATCTTCTCGAGGCAAATGGTTGAAGCTGATTTCCTTGAACTGTTTGCTTAATTCTGTAACCAGCTTTTGATATGGAACTAGTTTAGAATCTCTAGTTTCCCATTCACCTTTCATTTGACATATCACCAAAGCTGAATCTCCGTAAACCTCTATTGTTCTAACCTTCATCTCGATTGCTGCTTGTAATCCCATTAGCAAAGCCTCATACTCCACCATATTATTAGTACAATTGAAATTCAATCTTGCCGTGGCTGGATAGTACTTTTCATTTGGAGAAACCAACACTGTCCCAATTCCGTGCCCCAAAGCATTAGATGCTCCATCAAAATACATCTTCCATGGATTAGGTTCATTAGGGTCGTCCTTTTCTATGTGCAAGATGGCCATCAAATCTTCGTCTGGAAAATCAAAACTTACAGGTTCATAATCCTCAGTAGCTCGATCTGTGAGGAAATCAGCGATGGCGCTccttttgattgattttttggacacatacacaatatcatacTCAGATACTAGAACTTGCCACCGTGCTATTCTTCCAAACAAGACAAGTTTTTCGAAAATATACTTG
It includes:
- the LOC108662437 gene encoding uncharacterized protein LOC108662437; the protein is MWLVAKLDPIKYIFEKLVLFGRIARWQVLVSEYDIVYVSKKSIKRSAIADFLTDRATEDYEPVSFDFPDEDLMAILHIEKDDPNEPNPWKMYFDGASNALGHGIGTVLVSPNEKYYPATARLNFNCTNNMVEYEALLMGLQAAIEMKVRTIEVYGDSALVICQMKEIYEVSIHCLYVEEEVDGKPWYHDIMQYIRHQAYPENATDNDKWTLRRLATGFFLSGEVLYKRCQDQVLLRCVDATEANKIMEEVHEGTCGAHFNGHMLARQIMRAGYYWLTLESNCINFVRRCHKCQIYADRIHAPLAPLHVFTAPWPFSMWGMDVIGLITPKASNGHRFILVAIDYFTK